The following coding sequences are from one Cercospora beticola chromosome 4, complete sequence window:
- a CDS encoding uncharacterized protein (CAZy:GH15~CAZy:CBM20): MKTFHSILPLISSVLSFPAADALEARATGSLESWLAAESPVALQGILNNIGSQGNKVQGAYPGIVVASPSRNDPPYFYTWTRDAGLTIKCLVDQFLAGQTNLEGTIQDYINSQVSLQTVNNPSGGLCSGGLGEPKFEVDGTQFTGDWGRPQRDGPALRATAMIAYARHLISKGQTSQVRDIIWPIVSNDLSYVSSNWNATGFDLWEEVNSSSFFTTASQYRALVEGAALASQIGQSCAHCSSQAPQILCFLQSYWTGSYVRSNTGGGRTGKDVNSILTSIHLFDSAIGCNANTFQPCSDKALANHKQVTDSFRSIYSINSGIPQGKGVAVGRYSEDVYQGGNPWYLATFAAAEQLYYAVYQWRQQGSLTITDLSLPFFRDVYSSAATGTYASSTTTFTSVINAVLAYADSYFANAQQYTPQNGALAEQYSRSNGSPLSAVDLTWSYAAFLTALNARKAVLPSSWGAGSAQVPNSCSGGSANGPCVAATNTFSRPGSTPTSTTGACSATPTRTNVLFKETVTTNFGESVFITGGIAELGNWDTNKAVALSAQNYTSTNNLWFATVGLPARGGFNYKYIRKQQDGSVRWESDPNRYYVVPANCAGSATQSDTWR; the protein is encoded by the exons ATGAAGACCTTCCACAGCATCCTCCCACTCATCAGCAGTGTCCTGAGCTTCCCAGCTGCAGACGCCCTCGAAGCCCGAGCAACAGGCTCGCTCGAGTCGTGGCTGGCGGCTGAGAGTCCAGTTGCATTGCAAG GCATCTTGAACAACATTGGATCTCAAGGCAACAAGGTGCAGGGAGCATATCCGGGCATAGTAGTGGCCTCGCCTTCAAGAAACGATCCTCCCTACTTCTACACCTGGACCCGTGATGCTGGCTTGACCATCAAGTGCTTGGTGGACCAGTTCCTGGCTGGTCAGACGAACCTCGAAGGCACCATTCAGGATTACATCAACTCGCAGGTCTCGCTCCAGACTGTCAACAACCCATCCGGCGGCCTCTGTTCCGGCGGTCTGGGAGAGCCCAAGTTCGAGGTTGATGGCACTCAATTCACTGGAGATTGGGGACGCCCACAACGTGATGGTCCAGCTCTGCGAGCTACCGCCATGATTGCCTACGCACGCCACTTGATCTCAAAAGGCCAGACATCACAGGTCCGCGATATCATCTGGCCCATCGTCTCGAACGACCTCTCATAT GTATCGAGCAATTGGAATGCCACGGGCTTTGACTTGTGGGAGGAAGTCAACAGCTCGTCTTTCTTCACGACCGCCTCTCAGTATCGTGCACTGGTCGAGGGCGCCGCGCTTGCTTCCCAGATCGGCCAGTCGTGTGCACACTGCAGCTCACAAGCACCGCAGATCCTATGTTTCTTGCAGAGCTACTGGACTGGCTCTTATGTCCGCTCAAATACTGGTGGCGGTCGAACTGGCAAGGACGTTAACTCGATCTTGACCAGCATTCACCTCTTTGACTCTGCCATAGGCTGCAATGCGAACACATTCCAGCCCTGTTCTGATAAGGCTCTGGCTAATCACAAGCAAGTGACGGATTCGTTCCGATCCATCTACTCCATCAATAGCGGTATTCCCCAAGGCAAGGGCGTTGCCGTGGGCAGGTACTCGGAGGATGTGTATCAAG GTGGCAATCCTTGGTA CCTTGCCACATTTGCTGCTGCCGAACAGCTGTATTACGCGGTCTACCAATGGCGTCAACAAGGATCACTCACAATCACGGACCTCTCTCTGCCATTTTTCAGAGACGTTTATTCCTCAGCCGCAACCGGCACGTATGCGTCGTCGACCACAACTTTCACTTCAGTCATTAATGCCGTCTTGGCATATGCAGACAGCTACTTTGCGAATGCTCAGCAATATACGCCACAAAATGGCGCTCTAGCTGAGCAATATTCACGATCAAATGGTTCACCATTGTCCGCCGTGGATCTGACCTGGTCTTATGCTGCTTTCTTGACAGCGCTGAACGCACGGAAAGCCGTATTGCCGTCAAGCTGGGGAGCCGGCTCTGCTCAAGTGCCAAACTCATGCTCCGGCGGCTCTGCAAATGGTCCTTGTGTGGCAGCCACAAACACATTCTCGCGACCCGGAAGCACGCCCACCTCAACAACAGGCGCCTGCTCTGCAACTCCGACCAGGACAAATGTTCTTTTCAAGGAAACCGTCACCACCAACTTCGGCGAGTCCGTCTTCATCACCGGAGGCATTGCCGAGCTTGGTAACTGGGACACGAACAAAGCAGTTGCACTGAGCGCGCAGAACTACACCAGCACCAACAACTTGTGGTTTGCCACTGTTGGCTTGCCAGCTCGCGGCGGTTTCAACTACAAGTACATTCGCAAGCAGCAGGACGGCAGCGTGCGATGGGAGAGTGATCCAAACAGATACTATGTGGTTCCTGCGAATTGCGCGGGTTCTGCAACTCAGAGCGACACATGGAGGTGA
- a CDS encoding uncharacterized protein (BUSCO:EOG09261JR0) gives MQRHSLLALAASLFLQSGLSETLSSEQCAFEPDAKVSDACASFHDLDTLNIKLNPYVRNLANNTDFFSYYRLNLYNKKCPFWNDDNGMCGNRACAVITLDNEEDVPEIWRAAELSKLEGPKAKHPGKQTKEKQKPLQGQLGEKVGESCVVEIDDECDERDYCVPEDESATAKGDYVSLLDNPERFTGYSGEGAHQIWESIYRENCFARSSQGPSDAQSEAQAALQLKQVIKDHDRQQAASSGRPQDSLDFEDECLEKRVFYRVISGMHASISTHLCYDYLNQQTGEWGPNLTCYKERLHNRQDRISNIYFNFALVSRAVGKLRDYVQDYVFCTGDASQDALTREMVTTVANAIPPGPQIFDESVMFQDQTANGISLKEDFRNRFRNVSRVMDCVGCDKCRLWGKIQTNGFGTALKVLFEFGNGNDERGEEKPLLRRTELVALINTLDKISSAINHLKHFRAMMEAEASGKSVEAAEQQTPLPKSQAESSYKKSKSQASSLDDLDDFDTEPATPPRPKRTSQTVSEIFWEEFDNVWTAYKFVLWSWSQIPLMLPSIVFSEVGRLYDFWLGLPVRPRVWEIRPPTLDNIKAWKKGEMGNGKVGRDEL, from the coding sequence ATGCAGAGACACTcgctgctggcgctggcaGCCAGCCTTTTCCTGCAGTCTGGCCTCAGCGAGACACTCTCGTCCGAGCAATGCGCTTTTGAGCCCGATGCAAAGGTATCCGATGCCTGCGCCTCCTTCCACGACCTCGACACTCTCAATATCAAACTAAACCCATACGTGCGAAATCTTGCCAACAACACCGACTTCTTCTCATACTACCGCCTCAACCTCTACAACAAGAAGTGTCCGTTCTGGAATGACGACAATGGCATGTGTGGGAATAGAGCATGCGCTGTAATCACACTTGACAACGAGGAGGACGTGCCGGAGATATGGAGGGCTGCGGAACTGTCCAAATTGGAGGGGCCGAAGGCGAAACATCCAGGCAAACAGAcgaaagagaagcaaaagccGTTACAGGGACAGCTTGGAGAGAAAGTGGGCGAAAGTTGCGTGGTGGAGATCGACGACGAGTGCGACGAAAGGGATTACTGTGTACCCGAGGATGAGAGTGCCACGGCGAAAGGAGACTATGTGAGCTTACTCGATAACCCCGAGAGGTTTACCGGCTACAGTGGAGAAGGCGCACATCAGATCTGGGAGTCAATATACCGGGAAAACTGCTTTGCGCGCTCGTCACAAGGGCCGAGTGATGCGCAGAGTGAAGCACAAGCGGCATTGCAGCTCAAACAGGTGATCAAGGACCATGATCGCCAGCAGGCCGCGAGTTCTGGAAGGCCACAAGATTCTCTCGACTTCGAGGACGAGTGCCTTGAGAAGCGTGTCTTTTACCGCGTGATCTCTGGAATGCACGCTTCCATCTCAACACATCTCTGCTACGACTACCTGAACCAGCAGACAGGAGAGTGGGGGCCAAACTTGACATGCTACAAAGAGAGACTGCACAATCGCCAGGACCGGATATCGAACATCTACTTCAACTTTGCTCTGGTATCGCGAGCCGTGGGCAAACTACGGGACTACGTGCAAGATTATGTCTTTTGCACAGGCGACGCTTCGCAGGATGCTCTCACAAGAGAAATGGTGACCACGGTCGCAAATGCCATCCCACCCGGACCGCAAATTTTCGACGAGAGTGTCATGTTCCAGGATCAGACTGCGAACGGCATCAGCCTGAAGGAAGACTTCCGCAATCGGTTCCGCAACGTCAGCAGAGTGATGGACTGTGTTGGCTGCGACAAGTGTCGCTTGTGGGGCAAGATTCAAACGAATGGCTTCGGCACAGCGTTGAAGGTCTTGTTCGAATTCGGAAATGGAAACGATGAAAGGGGCGAGGAGAAGCCACTTCTCAGGCGGACAGAACTGGTCGCATTGATCAATACGCTCGACAAGATCTCCTCGGCCATCAATCATCTCAAGCATTTCCGTGCCATGATGGAGGCAGAGGCTTCTGGCAAATCGGTCGAGGCTGCGGAACAACAGACGCCATTACCGAAGAGCCAGGCCGAATCCTCATACAAGAAGTCGAAATCGCAGGCTTCCTCGctcgacgacctcgatgATTTCGACACGGAGCCTGCCACCCCGCCGCGACCGAAACGCACCTCGCAGACCGTGTCGGAGATCTTTTGGGAAGAGTTCGACAATGTGTGGACGGCGTATAAGTTCGTGCTCTGGTCGTGGTCACAGATACCCTTGATGTTACCCTCGATTGTGTTCAGTGAAGTTGGACGTTTGTATGATTTCTGGTTGGGTTTGCCAGTGAGACCACGAGTGTGGGAGATAAGACCGCCCACGCTAGACAACATCAAGGCTTGGAAGAAAGGAGAGATGGGGAATGGCAAAGTCGGGAGAGATGAGCTTTGA
- the CKS1 gene encoding Cyclin-dependent kinases regulatory subunit (Cell division control protein cks1) yields MASMDIDFTRRNKKPRLLTDSERDKLDEFIDAIHYSSRYNDDHYEYRHVQLPKQMLKAIPKDYFDGARGTLKLLWEDEWRGLGITQSLGWEHYEVHEPEPHILLFKRPMNFQANQ; encoded by the exons ATGGCCAGCATGGACATCGATTTCACGAGGCGGAACAAGAAGCCCCGTCTGCTGACGGATTCCGAGCGGGACAAGCTGGACGAGTTTATTGATGCCATTCACTACTCTTCGCG ATACAACGACGACCACTACGAGTACCGTCACGTCCAACTTCCGAAGCAGATGTTGAAAGCGATACCCAAAGACTACTTTGACGGAGCCCGAGGCACACTGAAGCTGCTGTGGGAAGATGAATGGAGAGGATTGGGTATTACGCAGAGTCTTGGATGGGAGCACTATGAAGTGCATGAGCCCGAGCCACACATTTTGCTATTCAA GCGACCGATGAACTTTCAAGCGAATCAATGA
- a CDS encoding uncharacterized protein (CAZy:GH71~antiSMASH:Cluster_6), whose protein sequence is MSWFTLLMAALAGASAVEAKAVMAHFMLANSYSYSLADWQYDIKAAQDASIDAFALNMAYNPSSQLDQSIANAFQAANSLGFKLLFSFDYAGNGPWPASAVINYMKQYGPNSAHMTYNGKPIATTFEGTQNSGDWANIKSQTNCFFVPEWASIGPSAAASASGGVADGLFSWEAWPNGPNDMTTSRDQQWISAAGREPYMMGVSPWFYANVPTWSKNWLWRGDDLWYDRWSQVLQLQPEWVQIISWNDWPESHYIGPQRNADFGAFAPGGAPYNYAQDMPHDGWRALLPYWISTYKNGGVQPVANETLEYWYRLSPKNACGDGGTSGNTASHGQQQYRAAEVVQDNVFFTALLDSPADAIVTIGGVNTTATWRNKPSGGRGLYHGSVPFNGRTGQVSISVVRNGNTVIQQTGKPISTSCQNGVTNWNAWVGSAVGNAPGAVSSSSSTTTSRAATSSTSTSSLTTSTRSTTTIPASSSTSTSTTSRTSTGTSTSTTSTRPASSSSSTTRIPSSSITTAPTTTPSGAAVTSTLTMQITLTQNIVCVCSPNCACSPVGAPAAIAPATSAATTSSTAAAATGAAVSRSR, encoded by the exons ATGAGCTGGTTCACTCTGCTCATGGCAGCGCTTGCTGGCGCGAGCGCTGTCGAGGCCAAGGCTGTCATGGCACACTTCATGTTGGCCAACTCCTACAGCTACTCGCTTGCCGACTGGCAATACGACATCAAGGCTGCTCAAGATGCTAGCATCGACGCCTTTGCGCTGAACATGGCGTATAACCCAAGCAGTCAGCTG GACCAATCTATTGCGAACGCTTTCCAAGCCGCGAACTCTCTGGGCTTCAAGCTTCTCTTCAG CTTCGATTATGCTGGCAACGGCCCTTGGCCAGCATCTGCTGTCATCAACTACATGAAGCAGTATGGTCCTAACTCAGCCCACATGACCTACAACGGCAAACCCATCGCAACAAC CTTCGAAGGAACACAGAACTCAGGAGACTGGGCCAACATCAAGAGTCAAACAAACTGCTTCTTTGTTCCCGAATGGGCCTCCATCGGACCTTCCGCCGCAGCTTCAGCGTCTGGAGGCGTTGCCGATGGCTTGTTCTCGTGGGAGGCCTGGCCAAACGGACCAAATGACATGACCACCAGCAGAGACCAGCAGTGGATTAGCGCTGCCGGTAGGGAGCCATATATGATGGGAGTGTCGCCATGGTTTTACGCAAACGTTCCTACGTGGAGCAAGAACTGGCTGTGGCGCGGTGATGATTTGTGGTACGACCGCTGGAGTCAGGTCTTGCAGTTGCAGCCTGAGTGGGTTCAGATTATCTCCTGGAATGACTG GCCTGAATCGCACTACATTGGTCCTCAGCGTAACGCCGACTTCGGTGCTTTCGCCCCAGGCGGAGCGCCCTATAACTACGCTCAAGATATGCCTCACGATGGCTGGCGGGCTCTTCTTCCATACTGGATCAGCACTTACAAGAACGGTGGCGTCCAGCCGGTGGCCAACGAGACCCTCGAGTACTGGTACCGTCTCAGCCCAAAGAATGCATGTGGCGATGGAGGAACCTCAGGAAACACCGCTAGCCACGGCCAACAGCAATATCGAGCAGCCGAAGTCGTGCAAGATAACGTTTTCTTCACTGCTCTGCTAGACTCGCCAGCAGATGCGATCGTCACCATTGGCGGAGTCAACACCACGGCAACATGGAGGAACAAGCCATCGGGCGGAAGAGGGCTCTATCACGGAAGCGTGCCATTCAATGGAAGGACAGGACAAGTTTCGATCAGCGTTGTTCGAAATGGCAACACTGTGATCCAACAGACAGGAAAGCCAATTTCGACAAGCTGTCAAAACGGCGTCACGAACTGGAATGCCTGGGTCGGTTCCGCTGTGGGCAATGCCCCAGGAGCAgtttcatcttcttcatcaacaacgacaagcagGGCTGCCACGAGCTCCACGTCCACATCCTCCCTCACCACCAGCACCCGCTCCACCACGACTATCcctgcttcctcctcgaccTCTACCTCCACCACGAGTAGAACCAGCACCGGAACAAGCACGTCAACGACCTCCACACGCCccgcctcttcctcctcatcaaccacCAGAATCCCCAGCTCAAGCATAACAACAGCACCCACAACAACACCCAGCGGCGCAGCAGTGACTTCCACCCTCACAATGCAAATCACCCTAACGCAAAACATTGTCTGCGTCTGCTCGCCCAATTGCGCTTGTTCACCTGTCGGAGCACCCGCGGCTATTGCCCCTGCGACTAGTGCAGCAACGACATCGtccactgcagcagcagcgacaggagCCGCGGTGAGCCGATCACGTTGA
- a CDS encoding uncharacterized protein (SMCOG1053:beta-lactamase~antiSMASH:Cluster_6~MEROPS:MER0026262) codes for MPDSPSSAQEFPQIINLFKSEPFKNRVNNLLAEWHVLGFSIAIVSNKKVSSQGFGLASLDPEIPSAVGLLVEDNEKYEAVKWDAKMHDLLPEDSVLNEDSFTEEVTVEDILSHRSGVPGHDDAFFGLRSKTPDSVKTITRKLRHLPISKPLRTEYQYSNTMFAVATHLVETLTGKTFGEFIEKSFLRPSRMSDTHLQPSAVKTAGKEDRLALPYQWSQSEQIFELKKCQEVPETQGAGSIQTSVNDHIRWVQALMHQEGPVTKELYEALTRVRIVQDPDSSPEGRAPFTSFTGYAAGLEVSYYRGHQIIGHDGMITGYSSRHFWMPEFEFGAVMLGNSESAGSVIDVLSKELIDEILEVPMEKRVDWNARAHQVDEEYQAEMDKSIAKELRPDLEYPELLKIPLSAYVGEYWNAGYRGFSIGVRDGKLFVDATERTMGFWLEFEHLADQSVFVVKLRDYYDGLSVERAAEFRFQNDRVVKVGIDFEDDFDGYIWFDKVEQSSE; via the exons ATGCCTGATTCACCCTCATCTGCTCAAGAGTTCCCCCAGATTATCAATCTCTTCAAATCGGAGCCCTTCAAGAACCGGGTGAACAACCTCCTCGCAGAATGGCACGTTCTGGGTTTCTCGATAGCCATTGTATCGAATAAGAAGGTGTCTTCACAAGGCTTCGGCTTGGCTTCACTAGACCCGGAAATTCCGT CTGCTGTGGGTCTCCTCGTAGAGGATAATGAGAAGTATGAAGCTGTCAAGTGGGATGCGAAGATGCATGATCTCTTGCCGGAGGACTCCGTACTAAATGAGGATAGCTTCACCGAAGAGGTGACAGTGGAGGACATCCTGAGCCATCGGAGTGGAGTTCCTGG GCATGACGATGCATTCTTCGGTCTTCGTTCCAAAACCCCAGATTCAGTCAAAACGATAACCAGGAAATTACGACATCTGCCAATCAGCAAACCATTGAGGACTGAATACCAGTATTCCAATACCATGTTCGCTGTTGCGACACACCTCGTCGAGACATTGACGGGAAAGACTTTTGGAGAATTCATTGAAAAGTCTTTTCTGCGGCCTTCGAGAATGAGTGATACACACCTCCAACCTAGCGCTGTCAAAACCGCGGGGAAAGAGGACCGCCTTGCGTTGCCGTACCAATGGAGCCAATCTGAACAGATTTTCGAGCTCAAGAAATGCCAAGAGGTGCCCGAGACGCAAGGTGCAGGTTCCATTCAGACTTCTGTGAACGACCATATTAGATGGGTGCAGGCGCTGATGCATCAGGAAGGTCCCGTTACGAAGGAGCTCTACGAGGCCCTAACTCGTGTGCGTATCGTGCAGGATCCAGACAGCTCACCCGAAGGACGAGCGCCATTCACTTCTTTCACCGGATACGCAGCGGGACTGGAAGTCTCGTACTATCGTGGCCACCAAATTATAGGGCATGATGGTATGATCACCGGATACTCTAGCAGGCATTTCTGGATGCCCGAGTTCGAGTTCGGTGCAGTTATGCTGGGCAACTCGGAAAGTGCTGGTTCGGTAATAGACGTCTTGTCCAAAGAACTAATCGATGAAATCCTCGAAGTCCCCATGGAGAAGCGTGTCGATTGGAATGCTCGTGCGCATCAAGTCGATGAGGAATACCAGGCAGAAATGGATAAGTCTATCGCGAAGGAGCTGAGACCTGACTTGGAATATCCAGAGCTGCTCAAGATTCCATTGAGTGCATATGTTGGAGAGTACTGGAATGCTGGGTACCGTGGTTTCAGCATTGGAGTCAGAGATGGGAAGCTGTTCGTCGATGCGACAGAACGGACAATGGGCTTCTGGCTTGAATTTGAGCACTTGGCAGATCAGTCCGTGTTCGTGGTCAAGCTTAGGGACTATTATGATGGTTTGTCTGTGGAGCGAGCTGCCGAATTCCGCTTCCAGAATGATCGGGTTGTGAAAGTCGGCATTGACTTCGAAGATGACTTTGATGGGTATATTTGGTTTGACAAGGTCGAGCAGAGTAGCGAATGA
- a CDS encoding uncharacterized protein (antiSMASH:Cluster_6), producing MALTLSTTQSLTPQTPPAETKAPKTIYDISISLRNDGPDGISNHTYHPEDLISGSIHAQYVNAVELVHVAVTLEGTMRTWVDHEYYASAARYDFLKQSQNIPRSERIPQQDANERRCIMPFKFRIAPQCLPNQDLSPHLSGLPPSFKAGPTSRDQHGNQCMQPLIEYCIAVTIFYRSGTGPRLRQIRRSRTIDFSPLTEPEPPISVEDFPGEFKLTSTEEARKGLFRTVCGDVTVSSSEFRPLPMFYDGKPGHTQGMVTLTLATLRLTNAEIQPPRWTCEVQMALIRRTFYTTMPIREVACSRLLKKNKYLRLRKETIYETTWSVDPLWWEHTHTRPDAPGIVSEATIPMPVRPPTQLIPTFATPLATVRYAVRVDIRIAQVTHPPLVIEVPLQVYHSRRIHGDGNGFRDSVSTVGPVDSAVCRLKSPMSYAMLTSLQATSILLFVRTYDTQ from the exons ATGGCTTTGACGTTGAGCACAACACAGAGTCTCACCCCGCAAACCCCACCAGCAGAGACAAAAGCACCCAAGACGATATACGACATCAGTATCAGCCTGCGAAACGACGGTCCGGACGGCATCAGCAACCACACGTACCATCCCGAAGACCTAATCTCAGGAAGTATACATGCTCAATACGTCAACGCAGTAGAGCTTGTCCATGTCGCCGTGACATTAGAAG GCACTATGCGAACCTGGGTCGACCACGAATATTATGCTTCAGCGGCAAGATACGAC TTCCTTAAGCAGTCGCAGAACATACCTCGTTCAGAAAGAATACCACAGCAGGATGCCAACGAACGTCGCTGCATAATGCCTTTCAAGTTTCGTATCGCTCCGCAATGCTTACCAAATCAAGATCTGAGTCCTCATCTATCTGGTCTACCTCCGAGCTTCAAAGCTGGTCCGACATCAAGAGATCAACATGGCAATCAATGCATGCAACCTCTGATCGAATACTGTATTGCGGTCACCATATTCTACCGGTCCGGGACCGGACCGCGACTTCGACAGATACGGAGGTCACGCACAATTGACTTTTCTCCCTTGACAGAGCCGGAGCCTCCCATTAGCGTGGAAGACTTCCCTGGGGAATTCAAGCTCACCTCAACCGAAGAAGCACGCAAAGGATTATTCCGGACTGTTTGTGGCGATGTCACAGTCTCGTCTTCCGAATTTCGACCACTGCCCATGTTCTACGATGGCAAGCCTGGCCATACGCAAGGCATGGTAACGCTAACGCTGGCCACACTAAGATTGACGAACGCGGAGATACAGCCGCCTCGATGGACATGCGAGGTCCAAATGGCGCTGATTCGACGAACGTTCTACACTACAATGCCGATACGTGAAGTTGCGTGTAGTCGCTtgctcaagaagaacaaATACCTGCGACTGCGGAAAGAGACTATCTATGAAACCACGTGGTCAGTCGACCCTCTGTGGTGGGAACACACCCACACGCGACCAGACGCCCCAGGCATTGTTTCCGAAGCCACGATACCAATGCCTGTAAGGCCACCTACACAGCTCATACCTACCTTTGCAACTCCGCTCGCGACGGTTCGGTATGCAGTGAGGGTGGACATTCGCATAGCGCAAGTAACACACCCTCCTCTGGTCATTGAGGTTCCGTTGCAAGTCTACCACTCCCGTCGAATACACGGTGATGGAAATGGATTTCGAGATTCGGTGTCCACAGTCGGCCCCGTTGACAGTGCTGTATGTCGTCTCAAGAGCCCGATGTCCTATGCCATGCTGACCAGCTTGCAAGCTACCTCCATCCTACTATTTGTGAGGACATACGATACGCAGTGA
- a CDS encoding uncharacterized protein (antiSMASH:Cluster_6): MSGNVDTNRPADAPAKNNGLYYADNDKDFLHPNDSRDNALTKIRTAGSIVMPPELFEKLYLSPENRVKGDLRKTFGNPTPIGLGGFLLSLTPLSCFLMNWRGTLTGLGASDIAVYIYFGGVLMVVAGFFELILGNTFPAVVFTTFGAFWFSFGGTLQPFYGAWAAFAEDPVGAPQTGLENPAFFNAYAFFLLFMGLLCLVYLICSIRTNLIFFLIFLPLPPTFACLAASFWFTGMGNMAYAHTLQEAGGAMAFVVCLLGWYLFTALMLASVDAPFSLPVFDLSTRIKGASDKQLKGSLEGDV; encoded by the exons ATGTCGGGCAACGTAGACACCAACAGACCTGCAGATGCGCCTGCGAAGAACAATGGGCTTTACTAtgccgacaacgacaaggacTTTCTGCATCCCAACGACTCACGCGACAATGCCTTGACCAAGATCAGGACTGCTGGCAGCATCGTCATGCCTCCAGAGTTGTTCGAGAAGCTGTACTTGTCGCCCGAGAATAGAGTCAAAGGTGATCTGAGAAAGACATTCGGTAACCCAACGCCCATCGGTCTTGGAGGTTTCTTGCTCTCTCTGACTCCATTGTCCTGCTTCTTAATGAACTGGCGAGGGACCTTGACTGGACTTGGCGCCTCGGATATCGCAGTTTACATCTACTTTGGTGGCGTATTGATGGTCGTTGCAGGTTTCTTCGAG CTGATCCTCGGAAACACTTTCCCCGCCGTCGTCTTCACCACGTTCGGCGCTTTCTGGTTCTCGTTCGGCGGAACTCTCCAACCGTTCTATGGCGCTTGGGCTGCCTTCGCAGAGGATCCAGTCGGAGCACCACAAACAGGTCTTGAGAACCCAGCCTTCTTCAACGCATATGCATTCTTCCTGCTCTTCATGGGTCTGCTCTGCTTGGTCTACCTCATCTGCTCCATTCGTACCAAcctgatcttcttcttgatcttcctgCCTTTGCCCCCGACTTTCGCGTGCTTGGCAGCCAGCTTCTGGTTCACCGGTATGGGCAACATGGCATATGCGCACACGCTACAAGAGGCTGGTGGAGCGATGGCTTTTGTTGTGTGTCTGCTCGGATGGTATCTCTTCACCGCACTCATGTTGGCCTCCGTCGACGCGCCCTTCTCTCTGCCAG TCTTCGACCTTTCCACTCGCATCAAGGGTGCGAGCGATAAGCAACTGAAGGGATCTCTTGAAGGCGACGTCTAA